Proteins from a genomic interval of Desulfobacterales bacterium:
- a CDS encoding cyclic 2,3-diphosphoglycerate synthase → MIEKVIIMGAAGRDFHNYNVYFKDNSRYDVVAFTAAQIPDIAGRLYPPELAGELYPKGIPIYPEDSLAELIRQHQVDLVAFSYSDVPHVEVMHKASLAMAEGADFILIGAPYTMLKSSKTVVAVCAVRTGCGKSQTTRKVCEVLKKNGKQVVVVRHPMPYGDLRNQIVQRYSTYEDFEKHQCTIEEREEFEPLVEQGIVVYAGIDYGKILTEAEKEADVIIWDGGNNDTPFYKPDLHIVLFDPHRAGHELLYFPGETNMIMADIAVINKVDSAPAQKVWQVRKNIEEYAPGAQIVLAESSLVVKQPEMIRGKRVLVIEDGPTLTHGEMPFGAGIVAAETFGAAEIIDPRPYAVGSLNETYTVYPHIGNVIPAMGYTPDQISDLENTINTADCDLVLFATPIHLPLVLNIEKPTVRVRYEYQDHGELTLEALITARLE, encoded by the coding sequence ATGATTGAAAAAGTCATCATTATGGGGGCAGCCGGTCGAGATTTTCATAATTATAACGTCTACTTTAAAGACAATTCACGTTATGATGTGGTCGCTTTTACTGCCGCACAGATTCCTGATATTGCTGGTCGTCTGTATCCGCCTGAGCTTGCCGGCGAACTATATCCCAAAGGCATTCCCATTTATCCGGAAGACAGTCTTGCCGAGCTGATTCGACAGCACCAGGTGGATCTGGTGGCTTTTTCATACAGCGACGTCCCGCATGTGGAAGTCATGCACAAAGCCTCTTTGGCTATGGCAGAGGGAGCCGATTTTATTCTGATTGGTGCGCCCTATACCATGCTTAAATCCTCGAAAACCGTTGTGGCCGTATGTGCGGTTCGAACGGGATGCGGGAAATCCCAGACCACGCGCAAGGTTTGTGAGGTCCTAAAGAAAAACGGCAAACAGGTAGTGGTCGTGCGTCACCCAATGCCATATGGTGACCTTAGAAACCAGATCGTGCAGCGATATTCAACTTATGAAGATTTTGAAAAACACCAATGCACGATTGAAGAAAGAGAAGAATTTGAGCCCTTAGTTGAGCAGGGCATCGTGGTCTATGCCGGGATCGACTATGGCAAGATTTTAACCGAAGCCGAAAAAGAAGCCGATGTTATTATCTGGGATGGCGGGAACAATGACACCCCTTTTTATAAACCGGATTTGCATATTGTTCTTTTTGATCCACACCGGGCTGGCCATGAATTGCTGTATTTCCCTGGAGAGACCAATATGATCATGGCTGACATTGCCGTGATTAACAAAGTCGATTCCGCACCGGCGCAAAAAGTCTGGCAGGTCAGAAAAAACATCGAAGAATATGCTCCTGGGGCGCAAATTGTCCTGGCGGAGTCGTCTCTAGTGGTTAAGCAGCCGGAAATGATCCGGGGTAAACGCGTCTTGGTCATTGAGGACGGGCCGACCCTCACCCATGGTGAAATGCCTTTCGGTGCCGGGATTGTTGCTGCCGAAACATTTGGCGCAGCTGAAATAATTGATCCACGCCCATACGCCGTCGGCTCTCTCAATGAAACTTACACGGTCTATCCGCATATCGGAAATGTGATACCGGCCATGGGGTATACGCCTGACCAGATCAGCGATCTTGAAAACACAATTAATACAGCTGATTGCGACCTGGTTTTGTTTGCCACTCCGATTCATTTGCCGCTGGTGCTGAATATAGAAAAGCCCACTGTGCGGGTAAGATATGAGTATCAGGATCATGGTGAGCTCACACTTGAGGCGCTGATAACAGCGCGGTTGGAATGA